One Schistocerca cancellata isolate TAMUIC-IGC-003103 chromosome 1, iqSchCanc2.1, whole genome shotgun sequence genomic region harbors:
- the LOC126173459 gene encoding apolipoprotein D-like yields MASTASFVTVLALIATPSLAQVGSTGPCPNVTLVSNFDAAAYLGKWYEQYRYFAIFEGDGECVTATYTDNGDGTVGVENAMIDPETGDPEIINGQASVDGNTTEGRLVVIFPQTGSFEAPYWILDTDYGNYSVVWSCVDIGGAANMQFSWLLTREKYPTDELIQNMFSVMTTNGLDTERLRKTNQTCEN; encoded by the exons ATGGCTTCAACAGCTTCTTTCGTAACCGTTCTGGCCCTGATAGCGACACCGTCGCTGGCCCAGGTCGGCAGCACCGGACCCTGTCCCAACGTCACACTCGTCTCAAACTTCGACGCAGCTGCT TACCTGGGGAAATGGTATGAGCAGTACCGCTACTTCGCCATCTTCGAGGGGGACGGCGAGTGTGTGACCGCCACATACACTGACAATGGGGACGGCACCGTTGGAGTCGAAAACGCCATGATTGACCCAGA AACGGGCGATCCAGAAATCATCAATGGACAAGCCAGTGTGGATGGGAACACAACGGAAGGTCGCCTGGTCGTTATCTTCCCACAGACCG GTTCATTTGAGGCGCCATACTGGATTCTCGACACGGACTACGGGAACTACTCCGTGGTCTGGTCGTGTGTCGATATTGGAGGGGCGGCTAACATGC AGTTCTCGTGGCTGCTCACAAGAGAAAAATACCCCACCGACGAACTCATCCAAAATATGTTCTCTGTTATGACAACGAATGGTCTGGACACTGAGAGACTGAGAAAAACAAACCAAACCTGTGAAAATTGA